In Vigna radiata var. radiata cultivar VC1973A unplaced genomic scaffold, Vradiata_ver6 scaffold_383, whole genome shotgun sequence, a single window of DNA contains:
- the LOC106780093 gene encoding RHOMBOID-like protein 2 — MARRDLETGGGRTKNNRTEENYTAHESSNLYEADTHWTWLVPMFVGANIVVFVIFMYINNCPKNNLGPQGGCVAKFLGRFSFEPMQENPLLGPSSSTLTKMGALRWDNVVNGPQGWRLIICIWLHTGIIHLLANMLSLVFIGILEQQCGFGRIGVIYLVTIQDQYHEFNLVDKVVEGEEGNVRRLLVYRRRKKVT, encoded by the coding sequence atggccAGAAGAGATCTTGAGACTGGCGGTGGGAGAACCAAGAACAACAGAACAGAGGAAAACTACACTGCGCATGAGTCTTCTAATCTTTACGAAGCTGATACCCATTGGACATGGTTGGTTCCTATGTTTGTGGGTGCTAacattgttgtttttgttattttcatgtaCATCAATAATTGTCCCAAGAATAACCTCGGTCCCCAAGGTGGTTGCGTGGCCAAGTTCCTTGGAAGGTTCTCCTTCGAACCTATGCAGGAGAATCCGTTGCTTGGTCCTTCTTCTTCAACATTGACCAAGATGGGAGCCCTTCGGTGGGATAATGTTGTGAACGGGCCTCAAGGATGGAGACTTATCATTTGCATTTGGTTACACACTGGGATTATTCATTTGCTTGCTAACATGTTGAGTCTGGTATTCATTGGGATTCTGGAACAACAATGCGGGTTTGGGAGGATTGGAGTTATATACCTGGTGACTATCCAGGATCAATATCATGAGTTCAACCTTGTGGAcaaggttgttgaaggagaGGAGGGTAATGTTAGGAGATTACTTGTAtatagaagaaggaaaaaagttaCATAG